Genomic DNA from Leishmania major strain Friedlin complete genome, chromosome 2:
cGGTACGGTGCAGACGtggaacacacacatacatacagtATGACAGCACACAGTATACGCGCCAGTAGTTCGAAAGAGGGGTGAAGCGCAGAGGAGGGCGAAGGAGGCAGTGGATCATAGCGTAGGTGGGTTTACCGGCgcagaagagagggaaaaagaTGGGGCGACGGTGCGGGGGAGAAGCAACGCGCGTGCGTACGTACGACGGCTGTGTTTTCTGCGTACCACAACAAAACATGTCGCGGGTTTGTCTTGCCCTCGTTATCGGTGCTTtctcgcgtgtgtgtgcgtgtgtgtgtgtgtgtgtggcaagAACCAGAAGAGACAGTTTTTCCCAGGAgaaaggaggcgaaggaaggcgaggggaggcgagggggcAAAAGACGGAggaagccgccgctgcctgtcACGCAGATCTGAGAAAGGTCCACCTTCACCTGgaaaacgaacaaaaaaagacCTTGTACGGAGAATGTGCACGGCAGGTGACATacctgctctctctctctctctgttcccctcccctcccccccaccccaccccgtAAGCATCCCCACTCACACAACCACAGTCCGGGGTGGAGAGTTTGCTGCCTTTGTTCTTGTTCGTTTTCGCGTTGCCTGTTTATCCGATCAGCAACTGCCTCAtgtgctcttcctctctctgtcttgtGTTGACCCTTCATCGCTCCAATGTCATCTCTGCCACGGGgagggcgggtggtggggtTTAGGCACATGGCGGGAGAAATTCGTAACGTGTGGGGGCACAGCTacacgcctcctcctcctcctcctccttcccccctccccaacccTACCTGCGAGAACGACGACGGGAACAAAAAACACGCAAAGAGGGAGCCGCGAGAGTGGTAGGATGCCTAGAGCCtgtccacacacacacacatacacatatatatatatatatatacatacatatacacgtgcatacacacacacatatgcatgTGTAAACACCACCAACGCAACCCAAGAGCGTCTTTCATTCCAGAGAGCACCGAAGAGCGGATCaacggcacacgcacgcgcactcCGCGCACGTGTGGGACGACGCTGCCCATTTTTCTGTCTATGTACATACCTCACGAGATCGAAAAGAGaaacacagagaaagagaagaatAAAACTTTACATGCtagtgtgtttgtgtgtgggcgtgtaTGTCGGCGGATATGCCGCTGTTATGAGGTCGTTGATGGCGCGCGCGAGTGCACCGGCACTTCGCGAAGGTCTGTGTCTGCTCACTCCTAAGAAGGGCCCATTCTTCCTTGGCTGTTTTCTTTCCACAAAGGCGTTGTGTCTTTACGAACGTACGAAGATGAGCTGGGTAGCATCCTTCTCCCTATCCATCATCAAGGTGTGCGTGCCGCGCAGGGCAaagccctcctcctccagcgcctcgaTGATGACCAGAAAGATCATGGCGCGACCCGTCTGATCGCAGTAGTGCTGCCCGAGGTCAATGCGCCAGCTCTTGTACTCCTTCGCACCTTCTCCAGGGGCCACTCCGTGCGAGCTGTGGTGCGGGGAGGTGTTCTCTTGGCTGCCCTCTTCcgcgccaccagcggcggcactgccGTCCTCGATGCGGTTCACTGTGCCAGACTCcaccacgccgctgccgttcgTCAGGAGGAACTTGGCAGGCTCACCGGGGCGCTGTGTAGGCAGACTTGTCGTGGTCTGCTTCGGCAGTGCGCGCTGAAGGGCATCGATCGTGTCCTGGCGGATATTCGCCCCCTGGATGGAGACACATGGGGGGTTGAAGGTGCAAGTCACGATAACGTTCGGCATTTTCTCCTGTATTCTGTTGAGGGAGTATGTGCAGTGCGAGAGCGTATCTTTATGGGCAGCTGTGCGGTGGACGAATAGCGAGGTgcgagcgaggcagcggggggagggggggggggactggccaggcagacagacaagagagagcgagaggatCGTATTCGAGGGAGCCTCAGCGAGAGTGCGAAtagaaacgaaaaaagaggGCGGCGGGAGGATCAACACGTCTTTGCTTGCTTTCGTGAAGGGGCGGGAGGCGGTGGCTGGAAAGGAGAGGTAAGGGGATCTTGGCGTGTTtcaggagagggtggggagggaaagagaggggaggagatgCAGCGGTGTCATGACGTGTCGCTTGGAGGCACATGTGCGAGGTGAGACGACAAAGACACGAGTACAGACGACAAGATGTGGACGAGGCATGCTGcatggagaaggagggagaggaagagagaggctAGGTGACCATCTGCTCCACCAATCGACGCTGCAAGCGTGGGCGCGCCAACACGAGCTGAAAATcctgaaaaaaaaagggtggAAGGCATGGGCAATGGTGCGTGGTTGACGAACTCTCTGCCTTTTCGAAAGAGGCGGGCGGTCGTGATGGTGACGCTCCTTTTCGTGGGTAACACGTGTGCACACCG
This window encodes:
- a CDS encoding hypothetical protein (previous protein_id=AAZ10063.1), whose protein sequence is MPNVIVTCTFNPPCVSIQGANIRQDTIDALQRALPKQTTTSLPTQRPGEPAKFLLTNGSGVVESGTVNRIEDGSAAAGGAEEGSQENTSPHHSSHGVAPGEGAKEYKSWRIDLGQHYCDQTGRAMIFLVIIEALEEEGFALRGTHTLMMDREKDATQLIFVRS